The following nucleotide sequence is from Fibrobacter sp. UWR3.
GGGAATGGGCGTCCTGGGAACGTTCACCTACGGGAGCGCTGACGACAAGGACGATATCGGCGAAATGTCCGCATATGCCGTGAGCGTCAAGTTCACATTGACGTTTAACTGATTTGAGATTAGGGAGGGCATACACACGGCTAGCTTTCCCTAAGACCCTCCCGACGCGCGCACCTTCGGTGCGCTATTTTATTTTCCAGTCTAATGTCTGGCCGGCGGCGAGGGGGACGACGCCGTTCACGAGGGGCGGGACGGTCCACTTTTCCTGCACGACTTCGACCTGCTTGGTGGTCCGTGGGAGTCCGTAGAAATCGGCTCCGAAACCGGCGATAAAATCGGGCAGCTTGTCGAGGTGGCCGGCCCGGTCAAATTCTTGGACCAGCAGGGGGAGGGCCACCGGGGCGCTGTAGACGCCCGCCGCCCCGCACGGGCATTCCTTTTTGCCCTGCTGGTGCGGGGCGGAGTCCGTGCCGAGGAAAAACTTCGGGTTGCCGCTGAAGGCGGCCTCGCGAATGGCGGCACGGTCTTCAGGCCGCTTCGGGAGCGGCTTGCAGAAGTGGTGCGGCCTGAGGGCGTCGCCTACGATGTCATCGAGAGTCATCATCAGGTGGTGAACCGTGAACGTCGCCGCCACATTTGCGGGCAGCCGCTTCACCGCCTCGACCGACTTTGCGGAACTCAGGTGCTCAAAGACGATTTTCAATTTCGGGAACTTAGCCGCAAGTGTCTCTACGCGC
It contains:
- the pyrC gene encoding dihydroorotase: MHLPLPDDFHAHLRQGELMPGYVRDLASQFGRAIIMPNTVPAMTSAKAISEYKKQILEAAKDVRPDFEPLMTFKLNPNYTEQDLKDMMAVGVVAGKYYPAGVTTNSADGISDFEAVFPVVAMMEKLGLVLCVHGEEPGEFCLDREPAFIKRVETLAAKFPKLKIVFEHLSSAKSVEAVKRLPANVAATFTVHHLMMTLDDIVGDALRPHHFCKPLPKRPEDRAAIREAAFSGNPKFFLGTDSAPHQQGKKECPCGAAGVYSAPVALPLLVQEFDRAGHLDKLPDFIAGFGADFYGLPRTTKQVEVVQEKWTVPPLVNGVVPLAAGQTLDWKIK